One Edaphobacter flagellatus genomic region harbors:
- a CDS encoding OmpA family protein has translation MSSTSLNIASNKMKYGSACTAALAGSLLLTLTIGCSTKNYVRSQTTPVIQQANDLDAKTASDHRNIRDTDDRAQKGIATAQGAADTAEQHAQAAGQSASTAGQSAQEAYNRVDSLSGVIANLDNYKSIADVSVTFAFDKSVLTASDKKTLDDFAASLTDKRSYILAVTGGTDSTGDANYNYGLSQRRADAVVNYLSSKYNIAPHKFYLIGIGKDQEVASNNTSAGRAKNRRVEVKLMTNMEQPSSPNTAMNSAH, from the coding sequence ATGAGCTCCACAAGCCTGAATATTGCAAGCAACAAAATGAAATATGGTTCTGCCTGCACCGCTGCGCTCGCAGGTTCGCTTCTGCTCACTCTTACGATCGGCTGCTCGACCAAGAATTACGTTCGTTCGCAGACGACTCCCGTCATTCAGCAGGCCAATGACCTCGATGCCAAGACCGCCTCGGATCATCGCAATATCCGCGACACCGACGATCGCGCGCAGAAAGGCATCGCGACCGCACAGGGTGCGGCGGATACCGCCGAACAGCATGCGCAGGCAGCCGGTCAGTCTGCCTCGACTGCAGGCCAGTCCGCTCAGGAAGCTTACAACCGTGTCGATTCACTGAGCGGCGTCATTGCCAACCTCGACAATTACAAATCCATCGCTGACGTCAGCGTGACCTTCGCTTTCGACAAGTCCGTTCTCACGGCCTCTGACAAAAAGACACTCGACGACTTCGCTGCCAGCCTTACCGATAAGCGCAGCTACATCCTTGCCGTTACTGGTGGAACCGACTCGACCGGCGACGCGAATTACAACTACGGCCTCAGCCAGCGCCGCGCCGACGCTGTCGTCAACTATCTGTCCAGCAAGTACAACATCGCTCCGCATAAGTTCTACCTGATCGGCATTGGCAAAGATCAGGAAGTCGCCAGCAACAATACCTCAGCTGGACGCGCAAAGAATCGCCGCGTCGAGGTGAAGCTCATGACCAACATGGAGCAGCCCAGCTCCCCCAACACAGCAATGAACTCCGCTCACTAA
- a CDS encoding choice-of-anchor D domain-containing protein translates to MKRFSGLLLSSLCLLAFCTPLVIAQNTQQQLAFAGLRATAGKGQFNAIQIDSAGNLYLLYDQKDGVRILKTDPGATQIYAQAQLGTTGDTGIALALDPSGNVYVAGTTTSGAIAGTPGAVFPARADSSTNSFIAKFDSTLTPLFVTYAGSGRTAVTGIAATADAVFITGSIFTNTLPVTASAIIQTPASGSFGNGFVERFNTSGTALVYSTYLSGFGGDTTPAAIAVDTQDNAYIAGYTTSAGYPTVAAVVPAIIGTSSGFLTRLTPNGDGLAFSTFIPGSGITSLAFDTATQNLIFSGTIALGQFPVATVNTPLVAADYQVAVRMPLDGSRVLSSTLLAPGKQSVIAPAPNAAAWATVPLISPLLPLPAISDIGGTAGLRINSQSNIDQTLRIGGAGPSFSANVPVNISSIAVDSTGQPLFAGNAAPSASASQLATKTFDLPLFNSPTPALPSTLRDAMLPIGANCGSLCTGSGAYLAKFNLTAGAALALSTDSAPNITLRNLGSQTATNLQIAATGFTVAHNCPPQFGAGAECNLLLTGSGPGTLTVQAANTSTQTANIPAITKTPAAFVFTPSEVDFGIITAVDPPSTRTITITNLNATAQSFPALLLVPDPNNANPIVVSTDCPNTNLPLSMQPGASCHLIFKASVPASATEGVPFTFGYTSNSAAFIFTTYTQLTALSLSASHIDFGTQFSTPGSLRLPRYLYISNNSTSAIQHTPVALPSASVFTVADRCPTVLEPHSICQLQIDYLSPQTSSDSVTLSLDQGMSVLVTGQTIPQPGAGGSTVNPSLSVTPSSITFPNAIVVTSTSAGMQTATIANTGAQPFPLTLSLTGDFTQSTNCPAVLAGGTSCSSVISFAPSQPGIRQGLLSVSTGAGTTPTYVNLTGTGTSILASNNGTIDLGSTPIGQPVVQWYKITQPFTQLTATINGSFGVVLVEDIGYGHGQPPSSAFTPSAIGSCYNCWLGIQFLPATAGPQAVSLSLASSASGNPYTLSVTGNGLPLTGLLLSPAQQDFGPVAVHSSSAPILFTLTNLTPTTANLSTPIVTGDFALSSAPTGGAACNGPLSPAASCFVQIVYAPTATGLGTGSLTISSGTATASATLTGYGSPDPGLSLNPEALIFRNVPGTTAMRQSITLTNTGIYNLTIATPTSSSISFQPTTTCNTLTPGATCTITVTFTPTNATVAGTLSIPVTSSAPGSPQTTYSVALTGAYTSEDIGLQILPSQASYGPAATSTLGLTRQFTINNLTAKSLTLSLALPRQWALTQPPCAALAPNGSCAFAVTFVPLTNGAITGTLFAQATPTDGSATLNGLGYVEGFGSGSGSITITGSLLPGNLVDFGQVPSGQTATRTLTLTNSGNKPVTVRRITSEWPFLATTTCGTTLAAAQSCSVTLTYSPLNQTATGSSPAPFNTDTGTLVVESDALSSPDFIDLTGTVTPLTVATPSNIAPLITYTTSQSSLTFNATSGGNASAPQTISIANTGTAPIHITSLNTTPDFTVTGACPVIVAGASCPVTVTFTPQASSSQSISTVISALEITSDAGTPLNFVSLLGTATPPTLVLSPTALDFGSVLVGSSATLSIQVTNGSPTPATFTGISTTGDYAVTGNCPAAGAQLASGASCTLQIAFTPTVAGTRNGTLSIITSLTALPLTVNLTGSGAQSHLQITPASLTFASTVVGTSSKLTLSLSNTGTAPVSNLALSITGDYAITSPCSTTTLAAGASCAIAITFTPTATGARNGALSIASSDPNSPLTVPLTGIGTPTAAIALTVDGGTSSSVTLTSGRPANYNLSLTPLNGYTGTVILNCTPVNPGQYAACSLLPSSITLNNSASQSSVATITTVTELSASAVIRHTDKSLALCLLPFALLFLRRTRTTLLAALFTASALFITGCGSGGSLTPPTDPNLRYTPPGTYQYQVTATSAAGTSLSQTVTLNLTVTARQ, encoded by the coding sequence ATGAAGCGATTCTCTGGGCTCCTGCTCTCTTCTCTCTGCCTTCTTGCGTTCTGCACGCCCTTGGTCATCGCGCAGAACACACAACAGCAGCTTGCCTTCGCCGGCCTTCGAGCCACCGCCGGCAAGGGACAGTTCAACGCCATTCAAATCGACAGCGCCGGAAACCTCTATCTTCTCTACGACCAGAAGGATGGCGTTCGCATCCTCAAAACCGACCCCGGAGCCACGCAGATCTATGCTCAGGCCCAGCTCGGGACCACCGGAGACACAGGTATCGCTCTCGCGCTCGATCCCTCCGGCAATGTCTACGTCGCCGGAACCACAACCTCAGGCGCCATCGCCGGAACCCCCGGTGCAGTCTTTCCTGCGCGTGCCGATTCGTCGACCAACTCCTTCATCGCCAAATTCGACTCCACCCTCACCCCGCTCTTCGTCACCTATGCTGGCAGCGGACGCACCGCGGTCACCGGCATAGCCGCCACCGCCGACGCCGTCTTCATCACAGGAAGCATCTTTACTAACACGCTTCCCGTCACCGCCTCCGCCATCATCCAGACTCCGGCATCCGGCAGCTTTGGCAACGGCTTCGTCGAACGTTTCAACACCAGCGGCACAGCCCTTGTCTACTCCACCTACCTCAGCGGCTTCGGTGGAGACACAACCCCAGCAGCTATAGCCGTCGACACGCAGGACAACGCCTACATCGCCGGATACACCACCTCCGCGGGCTACCCCACCGTCGCCGCCGTCGTCCCCGCCATCATCGGCACCTCCTCCGGCTTCCTCACCAGGCTCACACCCAATGGAGACGGACTCGCCTTCTCCACCTTCATCCCCGGCAGCGGTATTACCTCTCTTGCATTCGATACCGCAACCCAGAACCTCATCTTCTCCGGAACCATCGCCCTCGGTCAGTTCCCTGTTGCAACCGTCAACACGCCGCTCGTCGCAGCTGACTACCAGGTAGCGGTTCGTATGCCGCTGGACGGCAGCCGCGTGCTCAGCTCAACTCTCCTCGCACCCGGTAAGCAGTCTGTCATTGCACCTGCTCCCAACGCCGCAGCCTGGGCTACAGTTCCGCTCATCTCCCCACTGCTTCCCTTACCGGCTATCTCCGACATTGGAGGCACTGCCGGACTCCGTATCAACTCACAGAGCAACATCGATCAGACACTCCGCATAGGCGGCGCGGGTCCTTCGTTCTCAGCCAATGTGCCTGTCAATATCTCATCCATTGCGGTTGATTCCACCGGACAACCCCTCTTCGCTGGGAACGCCGCTCCAAGCGCAAGCGCAAGCCAGCTAGCGACCAAAACCTTCGATCTGCCGCTGTTCAACAGCCCAACTCCTGCGCTCCCATCGACATTGCGCGATGCGATGCTCCCCATCGGCGCCAACTGCGGAAGCCTCTGCACCGGCTCCGGCGCCTACCTCGCGAAGTTCAACCTCACTGCCGGAGCTGCGCTTGCACTTTCCACCGACTCCGCGCCTAACATCACGCTGCGCAATCTCGGCTCGCAAACCGCAACCAATCTCCAGATCGCAGCAACCGGCTTCACCGTCGCCCACAACTGCCCCCCACAGTTCGGCGCTGGAGCAGAATGCAATCTTCTTCTCACCGGTTCGGGCCCCGGCACTCTGACCGTGCAAGCCGCCAACACCTCAACGCAGACCGCCAATATTCCTGCGATTACCAAGACACCGGCTGCTTTCGTCTTCACACCCAGCGAGGTCGACTTTGGCATCATCACCGCCGTCGATCCGCCAAGCACCCGCACCATCACCATTACGAACCTCAATGCGACAGCGCAGAGCTTCCCCGCACTTCTCCTCGTGCCCGATCCCAACAACGCAAACCCAATCGTCGTTTCGACGGACTGCCCCAACACAAATCTCCCTCTCTCCATGCAGCCCGGAGCAAGCTGCCACCTCATCTTCAAGGCATCGGTACCGGCAAGCGCTACAGAAGGAGTCCCTTTTACCTTTGGCTATACAAGCAACTCAGCTGCATTCATTTTCACCACCTATACCCAGCTCACAGCTCTCAGCCTCTCCGCCAGCCACATCGACTTCGGCACACAGTTCTCGACACCTGGAAGCCTGCGCCTGCCGCGTTATCTTTACATCTCTAACAACTCCACCTCCGCGATCCAGCACACGCCCGTCGCACTGCCATCCGCATCCGTCTTCACCGTCGCCGACCGCTGCCCTACCGTGCTCGAGCCACACTCCATCTGCCAGCTTCAGATCGACTATCTCTCACCGCAGACATCCTCCGACTCCGTCACGCTCTCACTCGACCAGGGCATGAGCGTCCTCGTCACCGGCCAGACCATCCCGCAACCCGGCGCTGGGGGCTCAACCGTCAACCCCAGCCTCTCCGTCACGCCCTCTTCCATCACCTTCCCCAATGCGATCGTCGTCACCTCCACATCGGCTGGCATGCAGACCGCCACCATTGCGAACACCGGCGCGCAACCATTTCCTCTCACCCTCTCGCTTACCGGCGACTTCACGCAATCCACCAACTGTCCCGCAGTACTCGCTGGAGGCACCAGCTGTTCCTCCGTCATCTCCTTCGCGCCTTCGCAGCCCGGCATCCGCCAGGGCCTGCTCTCCGTTTCCACAGGAGCGGGAACGACACCCACCTACGTCAACCTCACCGGCACAGGCACGTCCATCCTCGCCTCCAACAATGGCACCATCGATCTCGGCAGCACACCCATCGGCCAACCGGTTGTGCAGTGGTACAAGATCACGCAGCCATTCACCCAGCTCACCGCAACCATTAATGGCAGCTTCGGCGTCGTCCTTGTTGAAGACATCGGCTATGGACACGGCCAGCCACCGTCCTCCGCATTCACTCCATCGGCTATCGGCTCTTGCTACAACTGCTGGCTCGGCATCCAGTTCCTTCCCGCCACAGCAGGACCTCAAGCCGTCTCGCTCTCCCTCGCATCAAGCGCCAGCGGAAATCCATATACGCTCTCCGTCACCGGCAATGGCCTCCCTCTCACCGGCCTACTTCTCTCTCCCGCACAACAGGACTTCGGCCCCGTCGCCGTCCATAGCTCCAGCGCACCGATCCTGTTTACCCTCACCAACCTCACACCCACCACAGCCAATCTCTCCACTCCCATCGTCACCGGTGATTTCGCTCTCTCAAGCGCACCCACAGGCGGAGCCGCCTGCAACGGCCCACTCTCCCCTGCGGCCTCCTGCTTCGTGCAGATCGTCTATGCTCCCACCGCCACCGGTCTCGGAACCGGAAGCCTGACCATCTCCTCCGGCACGGCAACCGCCTCAGCCACACTCACCGGCTACGGCTCTCCCGATCCCGGTCTTTCGCTCAATCCTGAAGCACTCATCTTCCGCAATGTGCCCGGAACCACCGCCATGCGGCAGAGCATTACGCTTACCAACACGGGCATCTACAACCTCACCATCGCAACGCCGACATCAAGCTCCATCAGCTTCCAACCCACAACCACCTGCAACACGCTTACTCCCGGAGCCACCTGCACCATCACCGTCACCTTCACTCCTACCAACGCCACCGTAGCAGGAACGCTCTCCATCCCCGTCACCAGCTCAGCCCCCGGCAGCCCGCAGACCACCTATTCCGTTGCGCTCACCGGCGCTTATACCTCCGAAGACATCGGCCTGCAGATTCTTCCCTCGCAAGCCAGCTATGGCCCGGCTGCAACCTCCACGCTGGGACTCACGCGTCAGTTCACCATCAACAATCTGACCGCAAAATCGCTGACCCTCTCCCTCGCTCTCCCGCGACAGTGGGCTCTCACACAGCCGCCATGCGCCGCGCTTGCTCCCAACGGCTCGTGCGCCTTCGCTGTCACCTTCGTGCCACTCACCAACGGAGCCATCACCGGCACGCTTTTCGCCCAGGCCACACCCACCGACGGCAGCGCCACGCTCAACGGTCTCGGCTATGTCGAAGGCTTCGGCTCAGGCTCCGGTTCGATCACAATCACCGGCTCTCTTCTCCCTGGCAACCTCGTCGACTTCGGCCAGGTCCCCTCAGGCCAGACCGCGACACGCACACTGACGCTTACAAACTCCGGCAACAAACCCGTCACCGTCCGCCGTATCACCAGCGAATGGCCCTTCCTCGCCACAACCACATGCGGCACCACGCTGGCAGCCGCCCAAAGCTGCTCTGTCACCCTCACCTACAGTCCGCTCAACCAAACCGCTACCGGCTCTTCCCCCGCACCATTCAACACCGACACCGGCACGCTCGTCGTTGAAAGCGACGCTCTCTCCAGCCCCGACTTCATCGACCTCACCGGCACCGTCACACCTCTCACCGTCGCCACCCCTTCGAACATCGCTCCGCTGATCACCTACACCACCTCGCAGAGTTCCCTCACCTTCAACGCAACCTCCGGTGGCAACGCATCCGCCCCGCAGACCATCTCCATCGCCAATACCGGCACAGCCCCCATCCACATCACCAGCCTCAACACGACACCCGACTTCACCGTCACCGGTGCCTGCCCCGTCATCGTCGCCGGAGCAAGTTGCCCTGTCACCGTCACCTTCACACCGCAGGCATCTTCCTCACAATCCATCTCAACCGTCATCAGTGCGCTCGAAATCACCTCCGACGCAGGCACGCCACTCAACTTCGTCAGCCTCCTCGGCACAGCAACTCCCCCGACACTCGTCCTTTCGCCCACCGCGCTCGACTTCGGCTCCGTACTCGTTGGCAGCTCCGCTACACTTTCTATTCAAGTCACCAACGGAAGCCCCACTCCGGCCACCTTCACTGGCATCTCAACCACAGGCGATTACGCCGTCACTGGCAACTGCCCCGCAGCCGGAGCACAACTCGCATCCGGAGCCTCCTGCACGCTCCAGATCGCCTTCACGCCAACAGTTGCAGGCACACGCAACGGCACGCTCTCTATCATCACCTCGCTCACCGCGCTTCCACTCACCGTGAATCTCACCGGCAGCGGAGCGCAATCGCACCTGCAGATCACACCCGCCAGCCTGACCTTCGCCAGCACCGTTGTCGGAACCTCCTCCAAACTTACGCTCTCGCTCTCGAACACCGGTACCGCCCCGGTCAGCAATCTCGCTCTCTCCATCACCGGCGATTACGCCATCACCTCTCCCTGCTCCACCACCACCCTCGCCGCCGGAGCAAGCTGTGCCATCGCCATCACCTTCACGCCAACTGCCACAGGCGCACGCAACGGAGCACTCTCCATCGCCAGCTCCGATCCCAACTCACCACTCACCGTCCCACTGACTGGCATCGGAACTCCAACCGCAGCCATAGCGCTCACCGTCGATGGAGGCACCTCCTCTTCCGTCACGCTCACCAGCGGACGCCCGGCAAACTACAACCTCTCTCTCACTCCACTTAACGGCTACACCGGCACCGTCATCCTCAACTGCACTCCCGTCAATCCAGGACAATACGCTGCCTGCTCGCTGCTCCCTTCCAGCATCACCCTCAACAACTCCGCTTCGCAGAGCTCCGTCGCCACCATCACGACTGTCACTGAGCTATCTGCCAGCGCCGTCATTCGCCACACAGACAAATCCCTCGCGCTCTGTCTCCTGCCCTTCGCACTTCTTTTTCTGCGAAGAACGCGCACCACCCTCCTCGCAGCGCTGTTCACAGCCTCAGCGCTCTTCATCACCGGCTGCGGCAGCGGAGGCAGCCTCACTCCTCCCACCGATCCCAACCTGCGCTACACCCCACCGGGAACCTATCAGTATCAAGTCACCGCAACCAGCGCAGCAGGAACGTCTCTCTCGCAGACCGTCACCCTCAACCTGACAGTCACCGCGCGCCAATAA
- a CDS encoding HAD family hydrolase, with amino-acid sequence MNSTQRPSIQAVLFDFGQVLSLSPDPVAWQHMLQISGLDNQAFAQGYWAFRHAYDRGELTGIDYWHKVAANAGISFSANQVAELIEADIQLWSRINAPMLDWAQRLQTAGMRTGILSNIGDEMTDGLLRKLDWLAAFDHHVWSYRLLLAKPEAEIYAAAARGLNTPPEHILFIDDKAENIAAARDFGMQAIQYSDHPAFLREMENRNLGYLLNLSASSVS; translated from the coding sequence ATGAACTCAACACAGCGTCCCTCCATCCAGGCCGTCCTCTTTGACTTCGGTCAGGTCCTCTCCCTCTCTCCCGACCCTGTCGCCTGGCAGCATATGCTCCAGATCAGCGGCCTCGACAATCAGGCCTTCGCTCAGGGCTACTGGGCCTTTCGTCATGCCTATGATCGTGGCGAGCTCACCGGCATCGACTACTGGCACAAAGTCGCTGCCAATGCAGGCATCTCTTTCTCCGCAAATCAGGTCGCCGAGCTTATCGAAGCCGACATCCAACTCTGGAGCCGGATTAACGCTCCCATGCTCGACTGGGCGCAACGACTTCAGACCGCAGGCATGCGCACCGGCATCCTCTCCAACATCGGCGACGAAATGACCGATGGCCTGCTGCGTAAACTCGATTGGCTCGCCGCCTTCGACCATCACGTTTGGTCCTACAGGCTCCTGCTTGCCAAACCCGAAGCCGAGATCTACGCCGCAGCAGCCAGGGGACTCAACACGCCTCCCGAACACATCCTCTTCATCGACGACAAGGCAGAAAACATCGCCGCGGCCCGCGACTTCGGCATGCAAGCCATCCAGTACTCCGATCATCCCGCCTTCCTCCGCGAGATGGAGAACCGCAACCTCGGCTACCTTCTTAACCTCTCTGCATCCTCTGTGTCATAG